Proteins encoded together in one Altererythrobacter epoxidivorans window:
- the leuS gene encoding leucine--tRNA ligase, whose translation MTDTRFDPSTADGRWQHAWEEAGTFRADSNSAKPKSYVLEMFPYPSGRIHIGHVRNYTMGDVLARYKKATGHEVLHPMGWDAFGMPAENAAMEKGVHPGGWTRDNIEHMKAQLKRLGFALDWSRELATCEPEYYGHEQALFIDLYEAGLVYRKESEVNWDPVDMTVLANEQVIDGKGWRSGAEVEKRKLNQWFLKITDFAEELLDGLDSLENWPDKVKLMQENWIGKSKGLEFSFDLSNGVSLPVYTTRPDTIFGASFVAVAADHPVAQALDSDEAHEFISLCKKGGTTAAELETAEKLGFDTGITARHPFTGAELPVFIANFVLMGYGTGAIMAVPGHDQRDFDFATKYGLPIPRVVAPSVEEAGKPFDGEAEAGEGVLVNSDFLDGMEVEDAKREIIRRIEAQGRGQGKTVWRLRDWGVSRQRYWGTPIPFIHCDTCGVVPAPKESLPITLPEDVDFQTPGNPLLRHPTWKHVDCPKCGGKAERETDTLDTFVDSSWYFLRFASQPDDRPFDPEEVAKWMPVEQYIGGIEHAILHLLYARFWTRALAHMGQIDVKEPFASLFTQGMVTHETYSRKDGGKTVYYAPDEISREAERALLKADGGEVEIGRVIKMSKSKKNVVDPDTIIDTYGADAVRWFMLSDSPPERDLPWSEAGIEGCSRFVHRLWRLFGSYDAMAEGEDKALLRKTHQTIAAVAEDIEALGFNKAVARIYELTGAVEKAAPSASRSQAIRSLVQMVAPMMPHLAEEAWAGLGESGLVADAAWPEVDPALLVEDEVTIAVQHKGKLRDTLTAPKGASKEDLEAMALASEKVQRSLDGAEIRKVIVVPDRLVNIVT comes from the coding sequence ATGACCGATACGCGTTTCGATCCGTCCACGGCTGACGGCCGCTGGCAGCATGCCTGGGAAGAAGCGGGCACATTCCGGGCGGACAGCAATTCCGCCAAGCCCAAGAGCTACGTGCTCGAGATGTTCCCCTATCCCAGCGGACGGATCCACATCGGCCACGTACGCAATTACACGATGGGCGACGTGCTGGCGCGCTACAAGAAGGCGACCGGGCACGAGGTACTGCACCCGATGGGCTGGGACGCCTTCGGCATGCCCGCGGAAAACGCGGCGATGGAGAAGGGCGTGCACCCGGGCGGCTGGACCCGCGACAATATCGAACACATGAAGGCGCAGCTGAAGCGCCTCGGCTTCGCGCTCGACTGGAGCCGCGAGCTGGCCACCTGCGAGCCCGAATATTACGGCCACGAGCAGGCGCTGTTCATCGACCTCTATGAAGCGGGCCTCGTCTACCGCAAGGAATCAGAGGTGAACTGGGATCCGGTCGACATGACCGTGCTCGCCAACGAACAGGTCATCGACGGCAAGGGCTGGCGTTCCGGCGCGGAAGTCGAGAAGCGCAAGCTCAACCAGTGGTTCCTCAAGATCACCGATTTTGCCGAGGAACTGCTCGACGGATTGGACAGCCTCGAGAACTGGCCTGACAAGGTCAAACTGATGCAGGAAAACTGGATCGGCAAGTCCAAGGGCCTCGAATTCAGCTTCGACCTCTCCAACGGGGTCAGCTTGCCGGTCTATACCACGCGCCCGGACACGATCTTCGGGGCGAGCTTCGTCGCGGTCGCCGCCGACCATCCGGTCGCGCAGGCACTCGATAGCGACGAGGCGCACGAGTTCATTTCGCTGTGCAAGAAGGGCGGCACGACCGCCGCCGAACTCGAAACCGCCGAGAAGCTGGGTTTCGACACCGGCATTACGGCCAGGCATCCCTTCACCGGGGCGGAACTGCCGGTGTTCATCGCGAACTTCGTGCTGATGGGATACGGTACTGGCGCGATCATGGCCGTCCCCGGTCACGACCAGCGCGACTTCGATTTCGCCACCAAGTACGGCCTGCCTATTCCGCGCGTCGTTGCGCCCAGTGTCGAGGAGGCCGGAAAGCCTTTCGATGGCGAAGCAGAGGCCGGTGAGGGTGTTCTCGTCAATTCGGACTTCCTCGACGGGATGGAGGTCGAAGATGCCAAGCGCGAAATCATTCGCCGCATCGAGGCGCAGGGTCGCGGGCAGGGCAAGACCGTGTGGCGCCTGCGCGACTGGGGCGTATCGCGCCAGCGTTACTGGGGCACACCCATCCCTTTCATCCATTGCGACACCTGCGGCGTGGTCCCTGCGCCCAAGGAAAGCCTGCCGATCACGCTGCCCGAGGATGTCGATTTCCAGACACCGGGCAACCCGCTGCTGCGCCACCCGACGTGGAAGCATGTCGATTGCCCCAAGTGCGGCGGCAAGGCCGAGCGGGAGACCGATACGCTCGATACTTTCGTGGATTCGAGCTGGTACTTCCTGCGCTTTGCAAGCCAGCCTGATGACAGGCCCTTCGATCCCGAAGAAGTCGCCAAGTGGATGCCGGTCGAGCAATATATCGGCGGGATCGAACATGCGATCCTTCACCTGCTCTATGCCCGCTTCTGGACGCGTGCGCTCGCGCATATGGGCCAGATCGACGTGAAGGAGCCCTTCGCCTCGCTGTTCACGCAAGGCATGGTGACGCATGAGACCTACAGCCGGAAGGACGGCGGCAAGACCGTCTATTACGCGCCCGACGAAATCAGCCGCGAGGCCGAGCGGGCGTTGCTGAAAGCTGATGGCGGCGAGGTCGAAATCGGCCGCGTCATCAAGATGTCGAAGTCGAAGAAGAACGTCGTCGATCCCGACACGATCATCGACACCTACGGTGCAGACGCTGTGCGCTGGTTCATGCTGTCCGACAGCCCGCCCGAACGCGACCTGCCGTGGTCCGAAGCCGGGATCGAAGGGTGCAGCCGTTTCGTCCATCGTCTGTGGCGCCTGTTCGGCTCTTACGATGCGATGGCAGAGGGCGAGGACAAGGCGCTGCTGCGCAAGACCCACCAGACTATCGCCGCCGTGGCCGAAGACATCGAAGCGCTCGGCTTCAACAAGGCTGTTGCGCGCATCTATGAACTGACCGGAGCAGTGGAAAAGGCTGCACCGTCTGCCAGCCGAAGCCAGGCAATTCGCAGCCTCGTCCAGATGGTCGCACCGATGATGCCACACCTTGCGGAAGAGGCTTGGGCAGGTCTCGGAGAGAGCGGCTTGGTCGCCGACGCTGCATGGCCCGAAGTCGATCCGGCACTCCTGGTCGAAGACGAGGTCACCATCGCCGTCCAGCACAAGGGCAAGCTCCGCGACACGCTGACCGCGCCCAAGGGGGCCTCGAAAGAAGATCTCGAGGCGATGGCGCTCGCCTCGGAAAAGGTCCAGCGCTCGCTCGACGGTGCAGAAATCCGCAAGGTTATTGTGGTGCCAGACAGATTGGTGAATATCGTCACCTGA
- a CDS encoding DUF3576 domain-containing protein translates to MSAVTFSTLRPARIVFACAALASLAACGGRERPQADLAASQITTIGVNSYLWRAALETVSFAPLIQADANGGVIITDWYANPTNPGERVKLTVTILDQDLRADAVRVAASRQVAQGGGWVDAPVQAATVQKLEDIILTKARDLRRKAVAS, encoded by the coding sequence ATGAGCGCCGTGACTTTTTCGACCCTTCGCCCGGCTCGCATTGTGTTCGCCTGTGCCGCACTTGCATCGCTGGCTGCATGCGGTGGCCGCGAGCGCCCGCAGGCCGATCTCGCTGCGTCGCAGATCACCACGATCGGGGTCAATTCATACCTCTGGCGCGCTGCGCTCGAAACGGTCAGCTTTGCGCCGCTGATCCAGGCCGATGCCAACGGCGGCGTGATCATCACCGACTGGTATGCGAACCCGACCAACCCCGGCGAGCGCGTGAAGCTGACTGTCACCATCCTCGATCAGGACCTTCGCGCCGATGCCGTTCGCGTCGCTGCGAGTCGCCAGGTCGCCCAGGGCGGCGGCTGGGTCGATGCCCCGGTTCAGGCTGCTACCGTGCAGAAGCTGGAAGACATCATCCTGACCAAGGCACGCGACCTGCGCCGCAAGGCAGTAGCCAGCTAA
- the phbB gene encoding acetoacetyl-CoA reductase, whose translation MAHVAVVTGGSRGIGRAICERLKADGFTVVANYAGNDAAAEQLKADTGIPSYKFDVGDHEAVLAGCRQIEEEVGPIDVVVNNAGITRDGTLHRMTFDDWNEVMRINLGGCFNMAKACFPGMRERGWGRIVNIGSINGQAGQYGQVNYAAAKSGIHGFTKALAQEGAKFGVTCNAIAPGYIDTDMVAAVPDAVLEKIVAKIPVGRLGHADEIARGVSFLCSEDAGFITGSTMSINGGQHMY comes from the coding sequence ATGGCGCATGTTGCAGTTGTGACGGGTGGTAGCCGCGGTATTGGTCGTGCGATTTGCGAACGGCTGAAAGCGGATGGCTTTACGGTGGTTGCGAATTACGCCGGCAACGATGCTGCCGCAGAACAGCTCAAGGCCGACACCGGCATCCCCAGCTACAAGTTTGACGTCGGCGATCATGAGGCCGTTCTGGCCGGTTGCCGCCAGATCGAAGAAGAGGTCGGCCCGATCGACGTGGTCGTCAACAATGCCGGGATCACCCGTGATGGCACCTTGCACCGCATGACCTTCGACGACTGGAACGAGGTGATGCGCATCAACCTTGGCGGCTGCTTCAACATGGCGAAGGCCTGTTTCCCGGGCATGCGCGAACGCGGCTGGGGCAGAATCGTCAATATCGGCTCTATCAACGGCCAGGCCGGCCAATATGGGCAAGTGAACTATGCCGCGGCAAAATCGGGCATTCACGGGTTCACGAAAGCACTGGCACAGGAAGGCGCAAAGTTCGGCGTAACCTGCAATGCCATCGCACCGGGCTATATCGACACCGATATGGTTGCAGCAGTGCCGGATGCCGTACTCGAAAAGATCGTGGCGAAAATTCCAGTCGGACGTCTGGGCCATGCAGACGAAATCGCCCGCGGCGTGAGTTTCCTCTGCTCTGAAGACGCCGGATTCATCACCGGCTCGACGATGTCGATCAACGGCGGCCAGCACATGTATTGA
- a CDS encoding ribbon-helix-helix domain-containing protein: MTSPYHPPVKRSVEIAGHKTSISLEPVFWDLLRVAAETEGVPINALVGRIDEERIASHTPPSLAGAIRIWLVARMLGSTEKGDPA, encoded by the coding sequence ATGACTTCCCCCTATCACCCCCCAGTCAAACGATCGGTAGAGATCGCAGGTCACAAGACCTCGATCAGTCTCGAGCCTGTTTTCTGGGACCTCTTGCGCGTGGCTGCAGAAACAGAGGGTGTGCCGATCAATGCCCTTGTGGGACGGATCGACGAAGAGCGCATCGCGAGCCACACCCCGCCAAGCCTTGCAGGTGCAATCCGCATCTGGCTGGTCGCTCGAATGCTCGGTTCCACGGAAAAGGGCGACCCCGCATGA
- the murA gene encoding UDP-N-acetylglucosamine 1-carboxyvinyltransferase, whose translation MDKLVIRGGNRLVGTIPISGAKNAALTLIPCALLTDEPVTLRNLPRLADIDGFQHLMTQFGVSVAIQGGRPEDFGRVVTYEATRLTSTVAPYDLVRKMRASILVLGPMLARAGEATVSMPGGCAIGNRPIDLHLKALEAFGAEIELAQGYVKAVAPGGRLPGGEFDFPVVSVGATENALMAAVLAKGTSKLFNAAREPEIVDLCNLLVAMGAEIEGIGTSDLVIHGVDRLHGATYRVMSDRIEAGSYACAAAITGGDVRLEGASAHDMASTIHALRNIGIEIDEDKNGINVRAPGPLKATNLTTAPYPGLATDMQAQLMALLCKAEGTSVLKETIFENRYMHVPELNRMGANIETEGRTAIVKGTDVLTGAEVMATDLRASMSLVIAGLAAEGETTVRRLYHLDRGYERLEEKLQLVGADIERVGDD comes from the coding sequence ATGGACAAACTCGTAATTCGCGGTGGCAACCGGCTCGTTGGAACAATCCCGATTTCCGGTGCGAAGAATGCCGCGCTCACGCTGATCCCCTGCGCCTTGCTGACCGACGAACCGGTCACCCTGCGCAACCTTCCACGCCTCGCCGATATCGACGGGTTCCAGCACCTGATGACGCAGTTCGGCGTTTCGGTCGCCATCCAAGGGGGAAGGCCGGAAGATTTCGGGCGTGTCGTAACCTACGAGGCGACCCGTCTCACCTCGACGGTCGCGCCCTATGACCTCGTGCGCAAGATGCGCGCGTCCATCCTCGTGCTCGGGCCAATGCTGGCGCGGGCCGGCGAAGCGACAGTGTCGATGCCAGGTGGCTGCGCCATCGGCAACAGGCCGATCGACCTCCACCTGAAAGCTCTCGAAGCGTTCGGTGCCGAAATCGAACTCGCGCAAGGCTACGTGAAGGCAGTTGCGCCCGGTGGGCGCTTGCCGGGCGGTGAATTCGACTTTCCGGTCGTATCGGTCGGCGCAACGGAAAACGCGCTGATGGCCGCCGTTCTAGCCAAGGGCACCAGCAAGCTGTTCAACGCTGCGCGAGAACCGGAAATCGTCGACCTGTGCAATCTGCTCGTGGCGATGGGTGCGGAGATCGAAGGCATCGGCACTTCCGATCTTGTCATTCACGGGGTCGACCGGCTGCATGGCGCAACCTACCGCGTCATGTCGGATCGTATCGAAGCGGGTTCCTATGCCTGTGCGGCAGCGATCACCGGCGGCGACGTGCGGCTGGAAGGTGCCTCTGCCCATGACATGGCATCGACCATCCATGCCTTGCGCAACATCGGGATCGAGATCGACGAGGACAAGAACGGCATCAACGTTCGTGCGCCCGGTCCGCTCAAGGCGACCAATCTGACAACTGCGCCCTATCCCGGCCTTGCCACCGATATGCAGGCGCAATTGATGGCCCTGCTGTGCAAGGCAGAAGGCACCAGCGTCCTGAAAGAGACGATCTTCGAGAACCGCTACATGCACGTGCCCGAACTCAACCGGATGGGCGCGAATATCGAGACAGAGGGGCGCACGGCCATCGTGAAGGGGACCGACGTGCTCACCGGCGCCGAAGTCATGGCAACCGACCTTCGTGCATCGATGAGCCTGGTCATTGCAGGACTGGCGGCAGAGGGCGAAACCACCGTTCGCCGCCTCTATCATCTCGACCGCGGTTACGAGCGCCTCGAAGAAAAGCTCCAGCTGGTCGGCGCGGATATCGAACGGGTCGGCGACGACTGA
- the galU gene encoding UTP--glucose-1-phosphate uridylyltransferase GalU, whose amino-acid sequence MTSRKPIKKAVFPVAGLGTRFLPATKAIPKELLPIVDRPLIQYAVDEAREAGIEQMIFVTGRGKTAIVEHFDVAYELETTMSERGKSLDILEPTRFTPGEIITVRQQVPMGLGHAIWCARAIVGDEPFAIFLPDELMIGKKGGTGCMKQMVEAYNEVGGNLISVLEVPREDVSSYGVIDPGAANGNLTEVRGLVEKPPVAEAPSNKIISGRYILQPEVMRTLENQEKGAGGEIQLTDAMARMIGNQPFHAVTFDGRRYDCGSKLGFVEATLALAMERDDMGEEVKAMARRLLG is encoded by the coding sequence ATGACATCTCGCAAACCGATCAAGAAAGCCGTGTTCCCCGTTGCGGGTCTGGGCACGCGCTTCCTCCCCGCGACAAAGGCGATCCCCAAGGAATTGCTGCCGATCGTGGATCGACCGCTGATCCAGTACGCCGTGGATGAGGCTCGCGAGGCCGGGATCGAGCAGATGATCTTCGTCACCGGGCGCGGCAAGACCGCGATCGTCGAGCATTTCGATGTCGCCTACGAGCTCGAAACAACGATGAGCGAGCGCGGGAAGAGCCTCGACATCCTCGAGCCCACGCGTTTCACGCCCGGAGAGATCATTACGGTACGCCAGCAGGTTCCGATGGGACTGGGTCATGCAATTTGGTGCGCCCGGGCCATCGTCGGCGACGAACCCTTCGCCATCTTCCTGCCCGACGAACTGATGATCGGGAAGAAAGGCGGCACCGGCTGCATGAAGCAGATGGTCGAAGCCTATAACGAAGTCGGTGGCAACCTGATCAGCGTGCTCGAAGTGCCGCGGGAAGACGTATCGAGTTATGGCGTCATCGATCCTGGCGCGGCGAATGGCAATCTGACCGAAGTCCGCGGGCTGGTCGAAAAACCACCGGTTGCCGAAGCGCCTTCGAACAAGATCATTTCGGGCCGGTATATCCTACAACCCGAAGTGATGCGTACGCTCGAGAACCAGGAAAAGGGCGCCGGCGGCGAGATCCAGCTCACCGATGCAATGGCCAGGATGATCGGCAACCAGCCGTTCCACGCCGTCACATTCGACGGGCGTCGTTACGATTGCGGCAGCAAGCTGGGCTTCGTCGAAGCCACGCTGGCGCTGGCGATGGAGCGCGACGACATGGGCGAAGAAGTGAAGGCCATGGCGCGCCGCCTGCTCGGCTAG
- a CDS encoding cytochrome P450 encodes MSGEAILPPDVAREVIDPHAYAEWNGLLDTFDRLRQESPVALVKPEDGELFDPFWLVTRYDDVMRLSKDNKTFLNNPRPVVFSFRQAIEFSRQATGSDMLVDSLVVFDAPIHPKYRRLTQDWFMPRNLAKMEAEIRNIAEATVDRLVAAGSEADFVKLVSGPYPLHVVMQILGVPEEDEPRMQMLTQQLFGGQDADLSGTGMENMSPEQVVQLVAGAVKTFEGYFAELAAQRRANPTDDVASVIANATVDGEPLPERDMAGYYIIVATAGHDTTSASTAGAMMALAQDPEQWARVRADRSLLPGIVEEAIRWTTPVQHFMRTAAEDVEVGGQQVKKGDWLMLNYVSANHDPSQFDDPRRFDAARSPNRHLAFGAGAHQCLGLHLARMEMKILFETLLDRIETIELAGEPKRATSTFVGGLKTLPVRFKAA; translated from the coding sequence ATGAGCGGCGAGGCCATTCTTCCGCCCGACGTCGCCCGCGAAGTCATCGATCCGCACGCTTATGCCGAATGGAACGGCCTCCTCGATACATTCGACAGATTGCGCCAGGAATCGCCGGTTGCGCTGGTGAAACCCGAGGATGGCGAACTGTTCGATCCGTTTTGGCTGGTGACGCGCTATGACGATGTCATGCGCCTGTCGAAGGACAACAAGACCTTCCTCAACAACCCGCGCCCTGTCGTTTTCAGCTTTCGCCAGGCGATAGAGTTTTCGCGGCAGGCCACCGGTTCCGACATGCTGGTCGATTCACTGGTGGTGTTCGATGCCCCGATCCATCCCAAGTACCGGCGCCTGACGCAAGACTGGTTCATGCCGCGCAATCTTGCGAAGATGGAAGCGGAAATCCGCAACATCGCCGAAGCGACGGTCGACCGGCTCGTTGCAGCAGGGTCGGAAGCAGACTTCGTCAAACTCGTTTCGGGACCATATCCGCTCCATGTCGTAATGCAGATCCTCGGCGTTCCCGAAGAGGACGAGCCACGCATGCAGATGCTGACGCAGCAGCTGTTCGGCGGTCAGGATGCCGACCTGTCCGGCACCGGCATGGAAAACATGTCGCCCGAACAGGTCGTCCAGCTTGTTGCAGGTGCTGTGAAAACCTTCGAAGGGTATTTTGCGGAACTGGCGGCGCAGCGCCGCGCGAATCCGACCGACGATGTTGCCAGCGTGATCGCGAATGCGACGGTCGATGGCGAGCCGCTGCCCGAAAGGGACATGGCCGGATATTACATCATCGTCGCTACCGCCGGCCACGATACCACCTCTGCATCGACCGCCGGTGCGATGATGGCGCTGGCGCAGGATCCCGAGCAATGGGCGCGGGTCCGTGCCGATCGCTCGCTTCTTCCCGGTATCGTCGAAGAGGCGATACGCTGGACCACTCCCGTCCAGCATTTCATGCGTACCGCCGCGGAAGACGTCGAAGTGGGCGGACAGCAGGTGAAGAAGGGCGACTGGCTGATGCTCAACTATGTCTCGGCAAACCACGATCCTTCGCAGTTCGACGATCCGCGCCGGTTCGATGCCGCGCGTTCGCCGAACCGGCACCTCGCTTTCGGCGCAGGCGCACACCAATGCCTGGGCCTCCATCTGGCGCGCATGGAAATGAAAATCCTGTTCGAGACGCTGCTCGACCGGATCGAGACCATTGAACTGGCAGGAGAGCCGAAGCGCGCGACCTCGACTTTCGTTGGCGGACTGAAGACGTTGCCGGTCCGCTTCAAGGCGGCGTGA
- a CDS encoding acyl-CoA synthetase, whose amino-acid sequence MHPIQHAKTRPDHPAVIMAGSGETITFGEMDTAANRFAQLLRSRGLGHGDAFAVLLENRIEYYTLIWGSQRAGTLLVPVSTRLTAPEISYILKDSGAKLLITSRYFDDVLPGIRKECPDLPVLLMGGESEEDFAAALDAQPAEPISDQLVGGVMLYSSGTTGRPKGIMPKPPEDPDPQAGNPLMAVATMGAGMPSDGSMVYLSPAPLYHAAPIGWSSTVHRLGGTVVMMEKFDPETALAAIEKYKVTDSQWVPTHFVRFLKLPPELRDKYDLSSHKRALHAAAPCPVPIKQAMIEWWGPIVNEYYAGSESIGMTMIHAPDWLTHPGSVGRAIHGKVHVCRPDGSELGPGEDGLIYFENDILPSYHNDDAKTEEAMNVRGWMTLGDIGHLDEDGFLYLTDRKSHMIISGGVNIYPQEIENLLVSHDKVMDAAVIGAPDSDLGEKVVAVVQPMDMADAGEALEQELRDYLAPQLARIKMPKLFDFRPDLPREANGKLYKRELRDEYEAKAKEAAQ is encoded by the coding sequence ATGCACCCAATCCAGCACGCGAAGACCCGCCCGGATCACCCTGCCGTCATCATGGCGGGCAGCGGGGAGACCATTACTTTCGGCGAAATGGACACAGCGGCGAACCGTTTTGCCCAGCTGCTTCGCTCGCGCGGTCTGGGACATGGCGATGCATTTGCTGTCCTGCTCGAGAACAGGATCGAATATTATACCCTGATCTGGGGCTCGCAGCGCGCTGGCACCCTGTTGGTACCAGTTTCGACGCGGCTCACTGCACCTGAGATTTCGTACATCCTCAAGGACAGCGGCGCCAAGCTGCTGATCACATCGCGCTATTTCGACGATGTCCTCCCCGGTATCCGCAAGGAATGTCCCGACCTGCCCGTCCTGCTGATGGGCGGAGAGAGCGAGGAGGATTTCGCCGCTGCGCTGGACGCCCAGCCTGCCGAGCCGATCTCGGACCAGCTGGTGGGCGGCGTAATGCTCTATTCCTCTGGAACGACCGGCAGGCCCAAGGGGATCATGCCCAAGCCGCCTGAGGACCCTGATCCGCAGGCCGGCAATCCGCTGATGGCGGTGGCGACCATGGGTGCGGGCATGCCCAGCGACGGTAGCATGGTCTATCTTTCGCCTGCTCCGCTCTATCACGCAGCGCCGATCGGCTGGAGTTCGACCGTCCACAGGCTCGGCGGGACAGTCGTGATGATGGAAAAGTTCGATCCCGAAACGGCCCTCGCGGCGATCGAGAAATACAAGGTGACCGACAGCCAGTGGGTGCCGACGCACTTTGTCCGCTTCCTCAAGCTCCCGCCGGAATTGCGCGATAAATACGACTTGTCGAGCCATAAGCGCGCCCTTCACGCCGCTGCTCCCTGCCCTGTCCCGATCAAGCAGGCGATGATCGAATGGTGGGGGCCGATCGTGAACGAATACTATGCCGGCTCTGAGAGTATCGGCATGACGATGATCCATGCGCCCGACTGGCTGACACACCCGGGCAGCGTCGGCCGCGCGATCCACGGTAAGGTGCACGTCTGCCGGCCCGACGGCTCGGAACTGGGGCCGGGCGAGGACGGGTTGATCTATTTCGAGAACGACATCCTGCCGAGCTATCATAACGACGACGCCAAGACCGAAGAGGCGATGAACGTCCGCGGCTGGATGACGCTGGGCGATATCGGCCACCTCGACGAGGACGGCTTCCTCTATCTGACGGACCGCAAGAGCCACATGATCATTTCGGGCGGGGTCAATATTTACCCGCAGGAAATCGAAAACCTGCTGGTGAGCCACGACAAGGTCATGGATGCCGCTGTTATCGGGGCGCCCGATTCCGATCTTGGAGAAAAAGTCGTCGCGGTGGTCCAGCCGATGGATATGGCCGACGCAGGCGAAGCGCTGGAACAGGAATTGCGAGACTATCTCGCGCCGCAGCTGGCGCGGATCAAGATGCCCAAGCTATTTGATTTCAGACCCGACCTTCCGCGCGAGGCCAATGGCAAGCTCTACAAGCGCGAGCTTCGCGACGAGTACGAAGCCAAGGCGAAGGAGGCTGCCCAATGA
- a CDS encoding M23 family metallopeptidase: MRQVAKSSAIVVAALASIAATPALANSAAAAADVTEPVREAQASSNAAGDVRFQQLFASWEALDEAGPTGATATSSISIPSRMPLDGSRMTSNYGMRDHPVLGGRRSHKGVDLAAPTGTPVFATADGMIGRAEWFSSYGLYVQIEHGADLETRYAHMSRLAVAAGERVKKGDIIGYVGSTGRSTGPHLHYEVRIDGQAVNPIPYMVESEAQQAFALAMGEGGQGGE; this comes from the coding sequence ATGCGCCAGGTCGCTAAGTCGTCTGCCATTGTCGTGGCAGCACTGGCCAGCATCGCAGCCACCCCCGCACTTGCCAATTCCGCAGCCGCAGCTGCCGACGTTACCGAGCCGGTACGCGAGGCGCAGGCTTCGTCGAACGCCGCTGGCGACGTTCGTTTCCAGCAGCTTTTCGCAAGCTGGGAAGCACTGGACGAAGCAGGCCCTACCGGCGCCACCGCGACGTCGTCCATTTCCATTCCTTCGCGCATGCCGCTCGACGGTTCGCGGATGACCAGCAACTACGGGATGCGTGACCACCCGGTTCTCGGTGGCCGTCGCAGCCACAAGGGTGTCGATCTCGCTGCGCCGACCGGCACTCCGGTCTTTGCCACCGCAGACGGCATGATCGGCCGGGCCGAATGGTTCTCCAGCTATGGCCTGTATGTCCAGATCGAACATGGCGCCGATCTCGAAACGCGTTACGCCCACATGTCGCGCCTGGCGGTTGCCGCTGGCGAGCGCGTGAAGAAGGGCGACATCATCGGTTACGTCGGTTCGACCGGCCGTTCGACCGGTCCGCACCTCCACTACGAAGTTCGCATCGACGGCCAGGCCGTGAACCCGATTCCCTACATGGTCGAATCGGAAGCACAGCAGGCTTTCGCTCTTGCAATGGGTGAAGGCGGCCAGGGCGGGGAATAA
- a CDS encoding ferritin-like domain-containing protein → MQSVAHAIREALLTPDPRAKCFAARDVARRWRLGKLEWCFDVTMPDRPAWPDKPELLAPNRMPRRGKGGSERGRIALWHALAHIEFVAIDLALDMAGRFGGQMDRSFVDDFLSVAADEAMHFALLDRKLRALGSHYGALPAHAGLWEAAEDTSADVAARLAIVPMVLEARGLDVTPSTLVRVRSQGDENGAKILERILDDEIRHVAIGTKHFVALAKARNESPEKAWQNLVERHFRGVLKAPFNDSARLAAGLSRDFYGAIAS, encoded by the coding sequence ATGCAATCCGTCGCCCATGCGATCCGCGAGGCATTGCTGACGCCAGATCCCCGCGCGAAGTGTTTTGCGGCGCGCGATGTCGCGCGGCGGTGGCGGCTCGGCAAGCTGGAGTGGTGCTTTGACGTCACCATGCCGGACCGGCCAGCGTGGCCTGACAAGCCAGAACTACTTGCGCCGAATCGCATGCCGAGGCGCGGCAAGGGCGGTTCGGAGCGCGGCCGGATCGCCTTGTGGCACGCACTTGCGCATATCGAATTCGTCGCGATCGACCTCGCGCTGGATATGGCGGGCCGGTTTGGCGGGCAGATGGATCGCAGCTTCGTCGATGACTTCCTGTCGGTTGCAGCTGACGAGGCCATGCATTTCGCCCTGCTCGACCGGAAGCTGCGCGCGCTCGGCAGTCATTATGGCGCTCTGCCGGCGCATGCCGGGTTGTGGGAAGCTGCGGAGGACACAAGCGCTGACGTCGCGGCCAGGCTCGCGATCGTGCCGATGGTGCTGGAGGCACGCGGACTTGACGTCACTCCGTCGACGCTCGTGCGTGTGCGCTCGCAGGGCGATGAGAACGGCGCGAAAATCCTCGAACGAATCCTTGACGATGAAATCCGTCACGTTGCGATCGGTACCAAGCACTTTGTCGCCCTCGCGAAAGCGCGCAACGAATCCCCCGAAAAAGCTTGGCAAAATCTGGTGGAACGGCACTTCAGGGGCGTTCTGAAGGCGCCATTCAACGACTCGGCGCGTCTTGCAGCCGGTTTATCGCGGGACTTCTACGGCGCTATTGCTTCGTAA